In a genomic window of Taeniopygia guttata chromosome 11, bTaeGut7.mat, whole genome shotgun sequence:
- the LOC100232832 gene encoding C-signal-like, whose amino-acid sequence MAELCVSSVLVTGANRGLGLGLIQHFLRLPKPPQWIFATCRDPKGQRARELQNLASKHPNLVIIGLEVANPVSIKAAAAKVEEYLGGSGLNLLINNAGMLKAKTLEDETLEDMREVYTTNTVGPLLMGQAFLPLLKKAAQGSPGSGLSCSKAAIINMSSIGGSIASSYGWEMMPNPSYRCSKAALNMLSRCQSLAYKEHGILCVALHPGWVQTDMGSCAGHTPPVTVDDSVQGMLKVLSSLSEKDTGAFLDWEGNVIPW is encoded by the exons ATGGCAGAGCTTTGTGTCTCCTCTGTTCTGGTGACTGGGGCCAACCGGGGACTCGGCCTGGGGCTCATCCAGCATTTCCTGAGGTTGCCCAAACCACCTCAGTGGATCTTTGCGACCTGTCGGGACCCCAAGGGACAGCGAGCACGG gagctgcagaattTGGCCTCCAAACATCCCAACCTGGTCATCATCGGTCTTG AAGTTGCCAATCCTGTTAGCAtcaaggcagctgcagccaaggTTGAGGAGTacctggggggctctgggctgAACCTCCTCATCAACAATGCTGGAATGCTCAAGGCTAAGACACTTGAGGATGAAACATTGGAGGACATGAGGGAGGTTTACACCACCAACACGGTTGGACCCCTGCTGATGGGCCAG GCGTTTCTGCCCTTGCTGAAGAAGGCTGCCCAGGGGAGCCCaggctcagggctgagctgcagcaaggCTGCCATCATCAACATGTCCAGCATTGGCGGCTCCATCGCTTCTTCCTATGGTTGGGAGATGATGCCAAACCCCTCGTACCGCTGCAGCAAG GCTGCTCTGAACATGCTGAGCAGGTGCCAGTCCCTGGCGTACAAGGAGCACGGCATCCTCTGCGTGGCTCTCCACCCCGGCTGGGTGCAAACGGACATGGGCAGCTGTGCCGGACACACG ccccctgtgACAGTGGATGACAGCGTGCAAGGGATGCTGAAGgtcctctcctccctctctgAGAAGGACACCGGTGCCTTCCTGGACTGGGAAGGGAACGTCATACCCTGGTGA
- the LOC115496818 gene encoding C-signal-like isoform X1: MAGLHVRSLLVTGANRGLGLGLVQHFLRMPNPPQWIFATCRDPKGQRAQELQNLASKHPNIIIIALEVSDPTSIKAAAAKVGEHLGGSGLNLLINNAGIAKPNSLDNETPENMIQVYTTNTVGPLLMGQAFLPLLKKAAQGSPGSGLSCSKAAIINMSSYAGSIEDMYVWDFGQVVSYRCSKAALNMLSRCQSLAYKEHGILCVALHPGWVQTDMGSTGSFKPPLTVDDSVQGMLKVLSSISEKETGAFLDWEGKVVPW, from the exons ATGGCAGGGCTCCACGTCCGCTCCCTTCTGGTGACTGGGGCCAACCGGGGACTCGGCCTGGGGCTCGTCCAGCATTTCCTGAGGATGCCAAACCCACCTCAGTGGATCTTTGCAACCTGTCGGGACCCCAAGGGACAGAGAGCGCAG GAGTTACAGAATTTGGCCTCCAAGCACCCCAACATCATCATCATCGCGCTCG AGGTCAGCGACCCCACCAGCAtcaaggcagctgcagccaaggTTGGGGAGCActtggggggctctgggctgAACCTCCTCATCAACAATGCTGGAATTGCAAAGCCAAACTCCCTTGATAATGAGACACCAGAGAATATGATCCAGGTTTACACCACCAACACGGTTGGACCCCTGCTGATGGGCCAG GCATTTCTGCCCTTGCTGAAGAAGGCTGCCCAGGGGAGCCCaggctcagggctgagctgcagcaaggCTGCCATCATCAACATGTCCAGCTATGCAGGCTCCATTGAGGACATGTATGTGTGGGATTTTGGACAAGTTGTCTCATACCGCTGCAGCAAG GCTGCTCTGAACATGCTGAGCAGGTGCCAGTCCCTGGCGTACAAGGAGCACGGCATCCTCTGCGTGGCTCTCCACCCCGGCTGGGTGCAAACGGACATGGGGAGCACAGGCTCATTTAAG CCTCCCCTGACAGTGGATGACAGCGTGCAAGGGATGCTGAAGGTGCTGTCCTCCATCTCTGAGAAGGAGACTGGGGCTTTTCTGGACTGGGAAGGGAAGGTTGTGCCCTGGTGA
- the LOC115496818 gene encoding C-signal-like isoform X2, protein MAGLHVRSLLVTGANRGLGLGLVQHFLRMPNPPQWIFATCRDPKGQRAQELQNLASKHPNIIIIALEVSDPTSIKAAAAKVGEHLGGSGLNLLINNAGIAKPNSLDNETPENMIQVYTTNTVGPLLMGQAFLPLLKKAAQGSPGSGLSCSKAAIINMSSYAGSIEDMYVWDFGQVVSYRCSKAALNMLSRCQSLAYKEHGILCVALHPGWVQTDMGSTGSFKPPLTVDDSVQGMLKVLSSISEKETGAFLDWEGKVVPW, encoded by the exons ATGGCAGGGCTCCACGTCCGCTCCCTTCTGGTGACTGGGGCCAACCGGGGACTCGGCCTGGGGCTCGTCCAGCATTTCCTGAGGATGCCAAACCCACCTCAGTGGATCTTTGCAACCTGTCGGGACCCCAAGGGACAGAGAGCGCAG GAGTTACAGAATTTGGCCTCCAAGCACCCCAACATCATCATCATCGCGCTCG AGGTCAGCGACCCCACCAGCAtcaaggcagctgcagccaaggTTGGGGAGCActtggggggctctgggctgAACCTCCTCATCAACAATGCTGGAATTGCAAAGCCAAACTCCCTTGATAATGAGACACCAGAGAATATGATCCAGGTTTACACCACCAACACGGTTGGACCCCTGCTGATGGGCCAG GCATTTCTGCCCTTGCTGAAGAAGGCTGCCCAGGGGAGCCCaggctcagggctgagctgcagcaaggCTGCCATCATCAACATGTCCAGCTATGCAGGCTCCATTGAGGACATGTATGTGTGGGATTTTGGACAAGTTGTCTCATACCGCTGCAGCAAG GCTGCTCTGAACATGCTGAGCAGGTGCCAGTCCCTGGCGTACAAGGAGCACGGCATCCTCTGCGTGGCTCTCCACCCCGGCTGGGTGCAAACGGACATGGGGAGCACAGGCTCATTTAAG CCTCCCCTGACAGTGGATGACAGCGTGCAAGGGATGCTGAAGGTGCTGTCCTCCATCTCTGAGAAGGAGACTGGGGCTTTTCTGGACTGGGAAGGGAAGGTTGTGCCCTG GTAA
- the LCAT gene encoding phosphatidylcholine-sterol acyltransferase yields MGSSGAGAALLTLSLLLQPTSQFWLFNVLFPPTTTPEAPPTNSTPPVVLVPGCLGNQLEAKLDKPDVVNWMCYRKTEDYFTIWLNLNTFLPVGVDCWIDNTRVVYNRTSRKMSNAPGVHIRVPGFGKTYSVEYLDQSKLAGYLHTMVQNLVNNGYVRDQTVRAAPYDWRVGPQEQPEYFQNLKALIEEMHDEYQRPVFLIAHSMGNLHILYFLLQQTQAWKDQYIGGFISLAAPWGGSVKPLRILASGDEQGIPLMSNIKLREEQRMTTTSPWMFPTTLAWPESHVFISTPSYNYTYRDYQRFFSDVNLEDGWYMWEDMKDLLKDLPPPGVDMYCLYGTGFPTAETYIYDERFPYEDPVKIIYGDGDNSVNTRSLELCKRWRGQQKQKVFVQELRGAHHFNMVFSNLTLSYINEILLGSKEEQGEPGQARSSLDAGKLGKILREHRVHKEPKKN; encoded by the exons ATGGGGAGCAGCGGCGCCGGGGCTGCGTTGCTGACGCTGtcgctgctcctgcagcccacgTCCCAGTTCTGGCTCTTCAATGTCCTCTTCCCACCCACCACCACGCCAGAAGCTCCCCCGACAAACAGCACGCCGCCCGTGGTGCTGG TGCCCGGGTGTCTGGGGAACCAGCTGGAAGCAAAGCTGGACAAGCCAGATGTGGTGAACTGGATGTGCTACCGCAAAACAGAGGATTATTTCACCATCTGGCTCAACCTCAACACCTTCCTGCCAGTGGGAGTTGACTGCTGGATCGATAACACCAG GGTGGTGTACAACCGAACCTCTCGGAAGATGTCCAACGCCCCAGGGGTGCACATCCGTGTTCCTGGCTTTGGCAAGACCTATTCTGTGGAATACCTGGATCAGAGCAAGCTGGCAG GCTACCTGCACACCATGGTGCAGAACCTGGTGAACAACGGCTACGTGAGGGACCAGACGGTCCGGGCAGCCCCCTACGACTGGAGGGTTGGACCCC AGGAGCAGCCCGAGTACTTCCAGAACCTGAAGGCGCTGATCGAGGAGATGCACGATGAGTACCAGAGACCCGTCTTCCTCATCGCACACAGCATGGGCAACCTGCACATCCTCTacttcctgctgcagcagacaCAGGCCTGGAAAGATCAGTACATTGGGGGGTTCATTTCCCTGGCTGCCCCCTGGGGAGGCTCTGTCAAGCCCCTGCGTATCCTTGCATCCG GTGACGAGCAGGGCATCCCGCTCATGTCCAACATCAAGCTCCGTGAAGAGCAGCGCATGACCACCACCAGCCCCTGGATGTTCCCCACCACCCTGGCCTGGCCCGAGAGCCACGTTTTCATCTCCACCCCCTCCTACAACTACACCTACCGCGACTACCAGCGCTTCTTCAGCGACGTCAACCTGGAGGATGGCTGGTACATGTGGGAGGACATGAAGGACTTGTTGAAGGATTTGCCCCCTCCTGGGGTGGACATGTATTGTCTCTATGGCACAGGCTTCCCCACCGCAGAGACTTACATTTATGATGAGCGTTTCCCTTATGAGGAccctgtgaaaataatttatggcGACGGGGACAACAGTGTCAACACACGCAGCTTGGAGCTGTGCAAGCGATGGCGTGGCCAGCAAAAGCAGAAGGTGTTTGTCCAGGAGCTGCGAGGTGCCCACCACTTCAACATGGTCTTCAGCAACCTGACACTCAGTTATATCAACGAAATCCTGCTGGGGAGCAAAGAGGAGCAGGGGGAGCCAGGGCAGGCGAGATCCAGCCTAGACGCTGGGAAGTTGGGGAAGATCCTACGTGAACACAGGGTCCATAAAGAGCCTAAAAAGAACTGA
- the MATCAP1 gene encoding microtubule-associated tyrosine carboxypeptidase 1, with the protein MGSGAMGSGAAGGPGHGAPLCPCPSPPPPPAPRCPRGTRRLSETGAGPRRSEGAAGRGGLRAAASLPHIARGRAEEGGGRRSPCLLVALRPRNVEAERERFFRASFAYDPQFEYAEPLPAAVLDKYGAASDRFVAQAIRIIRTVLEKYGTYESFEVATGGRLLSKCQIWSVIRKYMQKEGCVGEVVVQLTDDLLSQAVMMVEDSRPTLAINLAGARQHWLEGMLRHEIGTHYIRGVNNTRQPWHSSEGRKQYSLKPANPTEEGLASLHSVLFRKQPFLWRAALLYYTIERASRLSFSALFQDLEQYVQDAGVRWEYCVRAKRGQTDTSQPGCFSKDQVYLDGILRILRHRQTIDFPLLAALGKVSYEDVNRLKKFGVLEKARIPHFMQDLERYMKQLDHIVTTNGLNEEELEQLLPD; encoded by the exons ATGGGCTCGGGGGCCATGGGCTCGGGGGCGGCCGGCGGGCCGGGCCATGGAGCGCCGCTCTGCCCCTGCCCGTCCCCACCAccgccccccgcgccgcgctgcccgcggggAACCCGCCGCCTCTCCGAAaccggggccgggccgcggcggAGCgagggcgcggcggggcgcggggggctGCGGGCCGCCGCCTCGCTGCCGCACATCGCGCGGGGCCGCGCGGAGgagggcggcgggcggcgcagcccctgcctgctcGTGGCGCTGCGGCCGCGCAACGTGGAGGCGGAGCGGGAGCGCTTCTTCCGCGCCAGCTTCGCCTACGACCCGCAGTTCGAGTACGCGGAGCCGCTGCCCGCCGCCGTCCTGGACAAGTACGGGGCCGCCTCCGACCGCTTCGTGGCTCAG GCCATCAGGATCATCCGTACTGTCCTGGAGAAGTACGGCACCTACGAGAGCTTCGAGGTGGCCACGGGTGGGAGGCTGCTGAGCAAGTGCCAGATCTGGTCCGTGATCCGAAAGTACATGCAGAAGGAAGGCTGTGTGGGAGAG gTGGTGGTGCAGCTGACGGATGACCTGCTGTCCCAGGCAGTGATGATGGTGGAGGACAGCCGGCCCACGCTGGCCATCAACCTGGCCGGAGCACGGCAGCACTGGCTGGAGGGGATGCTGCGCCACGAGATAG gCACCCACTACATCCGGGGGGTCAACAACACGcgccagccctggcacagctccgaGGGCCGCAAGCAGTACAGCCTGAAGCCCGCCAACCCCACGGAGGAAGGCTTGGCCAGCCTGCACAGCGTCCTGTTCCGCAAACAGCCCTTCCTGTGGCGGGCAGCCCTGCTCTACTACACCATCGAGCGGGCCAGCCGCCTCTCCTTCTCTGCGCTCTTCCAGGACCTGGAGCAGTACGTCCAGGATGCCGGGGTCCGGTGGGAGTACTGTGTGCGGGCAAAGCGGGGCCAGACAGACACCTCACAGCCAG GCTGTTTCAGTAAGGACCAGGTGTACCTGGACGGGATTCTCCGCATCCTGCGCCATCGGCAGACCATCGACTTCCCACTGCTGGCCGCGCTTGGAAAG GTGTCCTATGAAGATGTGAACCGGCTGAAGAAATTTGGGGTGCTGGAGAAGGCCCGCATCCCCCACTTCATGCAGGACCTGGAGCGGTACATGAAGCAGCTGGATCACATTGTCACCACCAATGGCCTGAACGAggaagagctggagcagctgctgcctgacTGA
- the TMEM208 gene encoding transmembrane protein 208 (The RefSeq protein has 2 substitutions compared to this genomic sequence): MAPKGKAGTKGKKQIFEENRETLRFYLRIILGASAVYAVVNLGIFYSAASAWTWVAFIFSLVVYGTSYRSMNSMAKPSFTDDGSLADGGIDLNMEQGMAEHLKDVILLTAIVQVLSCFSLYVWYFWLLAPGRALYLLWVNILGPWFTAESSPAAQEPNEKKQRRQGRRQMKRF, encoded by the exons ATGGCG CCCAAGGGCAAGGCGGGCACCAAGGGCAAGAAGCAGATCTTCGAGGAGAACCGGGAGACGCTGCGCTTCTACCTCCGCATCATCCTGGGAGCGTCC GCCGTCTACGCCGTAGTGAACCTGGGCATCTTCTACTCCGCCGCCTCCGCCTGGACGTGG GTCGCGTTCGTCTTCAGCTTGGTGGTCTATGGCACCAGCTACCGCTCCATGAACTCCATGGCAAAGCCGTCTTTCACAGACGATGGCAGCCTTGCCGACGGGGGAATTGACCTGAATATGGAGCAGGGGATGGCAGA GCACCTCAAGGATGTGATCCTGCTGACAGCTATAGTCCAAGTGCTGAGCTGCTTCTCGCTCTACGTCTGGTACTTCTGGCTCTTG GCTCCGGGGCGCGCTCTGTACCTGCTGTGGGTGAACATCCTGGGGCCCTGGTTTACAGCCGAGTCCTCGCCCGCCGCTCAGGAGCCCAACGAGAAGAAGCAGCGGCGGCAGGAACGCCGACAGATGAAGCGCTTCTAG